In Prionailurus viverrinus isolate Anna chromosome D1, UM_Priviv_1.0, whole genome shotgun sequence, the DNA window GTGATAGGATGTGAAAGCGTCTTCAGGAGGGAAACCATGCCTGCAGAGCATGGGAGGAGCTTGGAGGTGGCCACGCCCCTCCACTCACCAAGAAAAGGCTCAACTGAAAAAACCAGCAGCCCTTGACCAGCAGATCCACCAAAGAACCCAGGTCACAGGGCATCCTGCTGCATgcccccccacgccccgccctgtgttggagagacagaggggcagagacagagaatcacaacttacaGAAACAGAGGGTAAGTAAGCCAACCTCAGTGCAGACATGCCCGAGAGCTAACATCTCCAGGGGGACACACTCCAAAACTCCCCTCACGCTTTGGGCCAGAGGGAGCATGGAAGGAGACAGGTAGAATTATGCCAGAGCACGTCCCCACCTTCGTGAGGTCTGCCCTCAGGACACATGGTTTGACCAAGCCCAACGTTGCTGGGGTTTTATCAGAGCCCAGTGACCTGGAGGGGAGGAAATACTCAGCTCCAGTCCCACGCTGATTCATGACCACCTGGCGGCAGGGTGGCAGCCCGGCTGGCGGCGGGGGCGTGGTGGGGACCGACTGAGGCCGCCTAGTAAAGGTTGCAGGCCAGGTCACTAAAAGACGAAGAacatcccctcacccccagcccttaTTAACACACCCCTCCAGGCCTAGGTACCACCATTCCTCTTCCCCGGTGCATCACGTCCCGCTTTCGACATCAAagtacaaggcatactaaaagacAAAGAGCTCAGCTGGGAGACACAGAGCGGGCATCACAGCCGGACCCGGGCACGGCAGGGACTTTGAAATGATCAGACgaggaagttaaaataaatatgattgaCACGCTGAGCCTCTCAGGACACCTCCGAGAGGAAACGGGTGACGGAAGCAGCGACAGGAAGTCCTACCAAAGATTCCCAGAAAGGGCTAGAGATCAAAGGCACTGTGACAAAGGCGAAGAAAGGCTTTGATGGACCCATCAGCTGACCGGACACGGTGTGCACGCACTCCGTGAACTCAGGCAGGTCAATGGAAACTTCCCAAGCCGGAAGGACAGAAAAATgccgggggtggggacgggggtgggggggggggggcgggacaaggtggggaaggaaaggaacacgCCCAACCGAGACCtagacacaaaaaatagaaaccaaagcTATCGACTTTGCACGTGTGGTTTAAAATTGGAAGGGAATTTGTCAAACTAATAAAGGCGGTGGCATAGATAGTTAAGCCTAAGAGCCTGCAGGGCATTTCTCTTCGCGTTGCTCAGACTTGAGCCCTGCGTCCCTTTGGCAGGGAGCCTTAGCTTTGTCGTATTCGTTTGATTTTATCTTTCCGAAGAGGGGGCTATCAGCCTCCACAAGACACATTTATGCCACGTAGGTGTAAGTCGCCCTTGGAACGATGTACAGCCAAGTGTTTTCAACTGTCACGCGAGCAAATGGAATATTGATATCAAACCCGCAAGCCATCCAAATCTTCCGGGGCAGAAACCATTGTTCTCACGCGTGGTTCCCTGGTCCACGCGTTGAGGGCTGTCATGGCGGGCGAGGCCAGGGCGAGCCACCAGACCCCAAGGAGACAGGCTAGGAACGGTGGGTTGCGCTACACTCCTGAGGGACTCTACGGAGAGCATCGGCGTCAAGGACCTGAAAGACGCACGGCCGGTGATTCCTACCACATCCTCCTCACTCTTTTCCCTGCTGACCCGCTAGCAAAATGGTTCTTCTCTCCAGTCGCCGGGACCTCATGCGCCGCTGGCCTGAAGCTCTTGGTTGCGGAGGGAGAAAGGCTTCCAGCACGGACACACAACCATTCCGCTGGACTGGAGTGGAGGCGGCCACCCGGCCACTTTGGGCTCCTCGTGCCTCGGGGTCTACAGGCAAACAAGGGGCGTCGTACTGATAGCACGGATGGATCCTGATGCCCACAGTGCAATCGGGCGGCTCCGCTCCATAGAAGGAAGGCAGGGCACCTCGGGAGCACAGGAGCTGGCTCGAGGCATCTCTCAGCACCACCCTGCCCCGCGATTTCAGTCAAAGCAGAACTCCCACGAGGCCATTCAAGGAGGACCCTGAGTAGCCCGGGCTCCGCCATCAGGGTCCCAGCCCAGAACCGTGGGCGCCACCTGCTCCCAATGCCCATAAGCACCTCCTGCCCGGAGATGGACAGGAAGggccctgcccactgcccaccgCCACGGTGGCTTTCTGCTTCCCACACTCTCCACACCCTGAGCCCACCGGTCATGTGCTCTTTGGAATCATGCCAAGACTGTTGAGGGTCTCGAATCGGGTCAGGGTGGGACCACCAGGGCTCCGAGGCGCTGCTTCCGTCTCCCTGCAAACTCTGAAACACAAGCCCGTCAGGTGATGCAAGTCGGGCGctggggaaaaggcaaaacccACCAAAGACGTTCTGGTCAATACAATCACATGGTCATgatgaaattctgaaaaatactCATCCTTTGTCCGCTGCAAAGTGGCACAAACAGGAACCAGGAAGTGACAGTGTGTCAGCCTCTCACCTGACCCTGGCAGGTATATACAGGGCCCCCGGCCCAGGAGGCTCCACACCTGAACACCTCCCCTCTGCACCTGCATCTCTGACCGACTCCGCCCAAAACCCACCAGAAACATGGGCTGCTGTGGCTGTTCTGgaggctgtggctccagctgtggGGGCTGCGGCTCCAGCTGCTGTGTGCCCGTGTGCTgctgcaagcccgtgtgctgctgcaagcccgtgtgctgctgtgtgccagcctgTGCCTGTTCCAGCGGCGGCTtgtgtgggggctccaagggaggctgtggctcctgtgggggctccaaggggggctgtggctcctgtgggggctccaaggggggctgtggctcctgtgggggctccaaggggggctgtggctcctgtgggggctccaaggggggctgtggctcctgtggctcctgtggctgctgccagtccagctgctgcaagccctgctgctgccagtccagctgctgccagtccagctgctgcaagccctgctgctgccagtccagctgctgcaagccctgctgctgccagtcctgctgctgcaagccctgctgctgccagtcctgctgctgcaagccctgctgctgctCTTCCGGCTGTGGGTCCTCCTGCAGCCAATCCAGCTGCTGTGTCCCCGTTTGCTGCCAGTGCAAGGTCTGAGGCTCTGGCTGATGGCCTCAGGGAACTCCGAAAGAACTGTGCTTGCCCTCAAGTGACTATAGGTACATCCTGGttacacccccccccaaaaaaaaacacacacacacaaagcccgCCCCccaaacacttcctctccacttGCTGGATCCCTCCAGTGTCTTGGCTTAGACTTTGCCCCCAGCCCTTGTGGCAAAGCAATGGACTAGTCCCATACACATTCCCTACAAAGGCGATCCCATCCTGCAGGCCCTTTGGCCTCTCCTACTGCCATGCCTTCATGCCTGAGCCACACTACCTGGAAAAGGCCCACAGGGCCAGCACGGGGCCCAGATCCCCCTCTCTCATCATTCTCTGTGTCAAAGCACCACATCCTTGCTCTCCTCTGCTTGCCAGGAGCTTGATGGCATTGGCATCGCAATGTCTCCTGGAAGCTGCCTCACTAACACAGGTGTGTTAAGATCCAATGGGTCTTGGTGCACCACCCCCATGAGTGGTAAATAAACTCTCCCCCCATAAGTCTTGGTCTTCGTGTGGCGGTTTCCTTCCATCCGCGGTCTCACTTGCAAAACACACCGTGTGTCCCTCATCTCACTTCTCAAGGCACCACTGCTCCCCACATCTTCACTGCTGTCACTCCACTGTTGGCTCACTGCTCACTGCACATACGTTTGTGGAATTAAATCAGGAACGACTCACTACACGCATGGAGGAATGAGTCAATAAGTCAGGAAGAGACGACTGAATGTAAAAGAGGCGTTCTTATCAGGCTTAAGGGAGCCCAGACTGCTGAGCCTCCATGGGATTCAGACTTTGTTGGAATCGTGGAGGCTGCTCCTTCCCCATGCCAGGATCTGCTTCGCAAGGCATCCCATGAGTGGTGTCTGCGCCCATCCAGGCCGCAGAGCAGGAGCCAAGCCTAGAGAGAGGGCAGTGACTTCAAAATGGGCTGTGTTCCTCAGGTGTTCCGGATGACAAAAGGAGAAACGGTGCCGTTTTCAGACACCAGAGGCAGGGTGTCTCGGCACAGACTGACGAGCACTCTTTACATCTCTGGGCTCACGGTTCCACACAGGATGGAACAGAAGGCGACGTCCTCGACCCGATCAAAGGATCTACCAAACAGCCACAGCTGCCACCACACGTCCCACTGAAAGCCTGGAATTTCCTTTGAAGGTCAGGGACAGGAAAGGATGTCCACATTCACCACATCTACTCAACATTGCACTCAAGGTCTACCCAGGGTAATAAGGCAAGACAAGGACGTAAAAGGCATCCATGTGGGAAacgaagaaggaaaagaatgtctCTTCACAGAACACATAATCTTGCACAAACGAAAGAACCTAAGacgtgcacgcacacgcgcgcgtgcgcacacacacacacacacacacacgcaaaccaCAATCATAAATCAACTCAGTGGGTTGCATGATCCGTCCGCAATATACAACAATCAGCTGTATTTCTAGACACGAGCAAGGAAGAATCATCATTGAAATTCAGAAACAATGTcctcaaaaagaacaaatacttaagaatatacttgaaggggcacctggggggctcagtcagtctagcgtcccactcttgatttttgctcaagcTGTGACGCTCAAGTTGTGAGTTGGATCCTCCAGtcgggatccatgctgacagtatcGAGCCTGcatgcaattctctctctctctccatctccctccctccctcttcctctctctccctctctctctctctctctctgtctgtctcactcaaaataatttaataattacactttaagaaaaaagaatgaacggAACAAAAAATGTGCAAGACTGACATCCTGAAGACTGCAAAACAGCACTGAAAGAAGGTACAGAAGAGTACATTAAATACAAAGGCATCCAacgttcatggatcagaagacagAATATGGTGAAAATGACAACACTGCAAAACATGATCTGCAGATTGAATGCAACCCCTCTCAAAATCCAATGTTGCTTTTCGCAGAAATTGACCATCTGACCCTAACTTTCCTATGACGATGAATGCGGAAATGAATGGAAGGGATGTCGGGTAACGAAAACAAGCTTGCCAAAGAAACTCAACGGTGGGGGACTCACACATCCCAATGGCAATGGGTGCTGCACGCCTACAGCGATGGAAGCACTGTGGTGCTGCCAGAAGGATAGACTCACAGATCAGTGCCATAGAATGGACAGTATGAAGAGGAGCCCTTGAACTTATGTTCCACTGACTTTCACCCAGAGTGCCAAAACAATCAGTGCAGGAGTCTTTTCCATAACGAGTGCTGACACACCTAGAAATccactttcaaaagaatgaagttgcatCTTTACATCCCATCGTATAAGAAAAccacatcaacaacaacaacaacaaacaacaagaacaacacatacaacaacaagaacaacaaaattcCTTCTATCTAGATCAAGCATTTTAGCATAAAAGTTAAAACGACGCACTATCAAACTCTCAGGAGACATCCTGGGTTACGTCTTTGAGACCTTGTCTCGGCAATGGCTCTGAGATAcgacagagaaagcacaggaagaaaaactcaggaaaatTGGGTGCCATCAAAATGTAACACTGTTACATAGGCAAAACTCTCACTCCTCGAAATCAACCAGTCAATCCAGCAACCAATCAATGAATAAgaatgaaccccccccccccgcacacacacacacacacacacacacacacacacaaaagaaaaaacaactgagCACTGGATCTGGATAGACATTGGTCCAAGAAGGTACACGGTTGGCGAATAAGCcaatgagaagatgctcaacgttattaggaatcagggaaatgcagatgagAACCACAAGGCGATCCCCGTGCCTAGGATGGCTAGGAtccaaaagacagacaataagacGTGCTGGGGAAGGTGTGGAGAAACCAGAGCCCCGCGCGTTGCCGATGGGACTCAAATGGAGGCAACTGCTTTGCAAAAGAGGTTGACAGCTCCCCACGTGTTAAGTAGAGATTCCATGCCACTCAGAAATTGCACTGCTAGATATACGCCCAAGAGAAGAGAGAACGTACAGCATGCAAAAATTCGTGTGCTAAGTCACGTAGTAGCATTCTTCACAAAGGCCGCCACGGGGAAATAACCAAATGCCCGTCAACTGATGCGTGGGTAAACAAACTGGTCTATCCACGGGATGGGATCTTACTTAGCTCGTTTTCAAAGGGTATAAAGCTCTGATACATGCtaatcaaacaaagaaacaaacaaaaacgttgaaaacggtatgctaagtgaaaggagtcacacgcaaaaggccacatactataCGACCCCATTTCTCTGACAGTGTCCACAAAGCCATCTACACTAGCAATGAAGAATCATTCTAGATCAGTATgttctgggggctgggtgggaaggGACGAATGGATACCACGTGCTCGCGTTATGGAGTTGTGTTTGGGGGGCCATGAACATGTTCTGGAACGAGTCAGAAGTGATGCTTGTATCACTTTGCAAATCGACCAAACACCACTCAATTGCACACGTCAAAGGCTGAATTTTATCACATACGGAGTAGGTCTCCATTCTCAAATTCATGTGACGTGACGTTGTTTTGGCATCCTCTTCTATGGGGAAGAAACTCGTCCACGGTTAAGAATCTTCCCAAACCACCTTGGGATTTCCATCGAAGGTGCGCCTTTTAGTCATGGACTGCAGATGCCCATTTCAAGGCAAACGTCATGAACCACCCTAAGGAATATTCAAGACGGCACCAAAGTATTTCCCAGAAGCTGACATGTAATATATTCTACGGCTGTATTTCTTTGGTCCGTGGA includes these proteins:
- the LOC125146847 gene encoding keratin-associated protein 5-10-like, whose amino-acid sequence is MGCCGCSGGCGSSCGGCGSSCCVPVCCCKPVCCCKPVCCCVPACACSSGGLCGGSKGGCGSCGGSKGGCGSCGGSKGGCGSCGGSKGGCGSCGGSKGGCGSCGSCGCCQSSCCKPCCCQSSCCQSSCCKPCCCQSSCCKPCCCQSCCCKPCCCQSCCCKPCCCSSGCGSSCSQSSCCVPVCCQCKV